One Streptomyces sp. NBC_01217 genomic region harbors:
- a CDS encoding M23 family metallopeptidase, with amino-acid sequence MNDQHPHAGYAGYDSQATGSFDSDPLFGSLPGSHDGTYDGTYTGGYDTGQAAGYSGQYDSTQWGTGTHHTTAYDAYAPYAAQPQQPQQQYDPGTTYDTTATWTPAATTYADIPAQGCAPDGTGQWDANGWYQSGQWPTADTAPYDTGAYDATAWNVGVTPEHEQQHEQQHDQQHEYQAAHTTQTAQVLHEAPTTHEAHQPYESYADQDSFDFDFDPYEPHQTSEFSLHETEPAAETATDTDVDTDGYEGAGETGTDTPPDTHRPVNRPATRSGGSRSRRRSPAKRSALLTVAVPSACVMSVAGIAAASVSGMGGEDKKDDSTTMAAADSGSVKPVAANNKLDTQLANLSADAENFADRASRTQERIDLRERQAAEKKKREEEAARKEALRPKYVMPVAQHGLSAYFGQAGVNWMSVHTGIDFPVSYGTPVMAATDGTVRTQWNNAYGNMAIVTMADGTETWYCHLSSTKIRSGPVKAGDVIAYSGNSGNSTGPHMHFEVRPGGGAAIDPLPWLRSHGVDPT; translated from the coding sequence GTGAACGACCAGCACCCCCACGCCGGGTACGCCGGATACGACAGCCAAGCCACCGGCAGCTTCGACAGCGACCCGCTCTTCGGCTCTCTTCCCGGCTCGCATGACGGCACCTACGACGGCACGTACACCGGCGGCTACGACACCGGGCAGGCCGCGGGGTACAGCGGCCAGTACGACTCCACGCAGTGGGGCACGGGCACACACCACACCACCGCGTACGACGCCTACGCCCCGTACGCGGCACAGCCCCAGCAGCCCCAGCAGCAGTACGACCCGGGAACGACGTACGACACCACAGCCACCTGGACACCCGCCGCCACCACGTACGCCGACATTCCGGCACAGGGCTGCGCCCCGGACGGCACGGGCCAGTGGGACGCCAACGGCTGGTACCAGAGCGGCCAGTGGCCGACGGCCGACACGGCCCCGTACGACACCGGCGCGTACGACGCCACCGCCTGGAACGTCGGCGTCACGCCCGAGCACGAGCAACAACACGAGCAACAACACGACCAGCAACACGAGTACCAAGCAGCACACACCACGCAAACCGCGCAGGTGTTGCACGAGGCGCCGACGACGCACGAGGCGCACCAGCCGTACGAGTCCTATGCCGACCAGGACTCCTTCGACTTCGACTTCGATCCGTACGAGCCCCACCAGACCTCCGAGTTCAGCCTCCACGAGACGGAGCCGGCGGCGGAGACGGCCACGGATACGGACGTCGACACCGACGGGTACGAAGGCGCCGGCGAAACGGGCACCGACACTCCGCCCGACACCCATCGCCCCGTCAACCGCCCCGCCACCCGCAGCGGCGGCAGCCGCAGCCGGCGGCGTTCCCCCGCGAAGCGTTCCGCGCTCCTGACCGTCGCCGTTCCCTCCGCCTGTGTGATGAGCGTGGCCGGTATCGCCGCGGCCTCCGTCAGCGGAATGGGCGGCGAGGACAAGAAGGACGACAGCACCACGATGGCGGCCGCCGACTCCGGCTCCGTCAAGCCGGTCGCAGCCAACAACAAGCTGGACACCCAGCTCGCCAACCTCAGCGCCGACGCCGAGAACTTCGCCGACCGCGCCAGCCGCACCCAGGAACGCATCGACCTGAGGGAGCGGCAGGCCGCCGAGAAGAAGAAGCGGGAGGAAGAGGCCGCCCGCAAGGAGGCGTTGCGCCCCAAATACGTCATGCCGGTCGCGCAGCACGGCCTCAGCGCGTACTTCGGCCAGGCGGGCGTCAACTGGATGTCCGTGCACACGGGCATCGACTTCCCCGTCTCCTACGGCACGCCCGTGATGGCCGCGACCGACGGCACCGTGCGCACCCAGTGGAACAACGCCTACGGGAACATGGCCATCGTCACCATGGCCGACGGGACCGAGACCTGGTACTGCCACCTCAGCAGCACCAAGATCCGCTCGGGCCCGGTCAAGGCCGGTGACGTCATCGCGTACTCCGGCAACTCCGGGAACTCCACCGGCCCGCACATGCACTTCGAGGTGCGGCCCGGGGGCGGCGCGGCGATAGACCCGCTTCCCTGGCTCCGCAGCCACGGCGTCGACCCGACCTGA
- a CDS encoding alpha/beta fold hydrolase, translating to MKVLPFLPLLLRRPCLCCARLSSALLKATALELVVLAGHVLLYPTGITGGRPPSQRPAGPAAAPPNTTAPAGTSALPAGDSDRLPVVLLHGFIDNRSVFVLLRRSLARHGWRHLESLNYSPLTCDIRTAAELLGRHVEEICARTGHHRVDIVGHSLGGLIARYFVQRLGGDQRVRTLVTLGTPHGGTAVAPLASAHPIVRQMRAGSAPIEELRRPAPDCRTRFVSFWSELDRVIVPAESACIDHPDLDALNVRVCGIGHLALPVHPTVAAAVRQALESHGSTIGTNGTTGATGTASVA from the coding sequence ATGAAGGTCCTGCCTTTCCTTCCCCTACTGCTGCGCCGGCCGTGTCTGTGCTGCGCGCGGCTGTCATCCGCACTGCTCAAGGCCACCGCACTGGAACTGGTGGTCCTCGCCGGGCATGTGCTCCTCTACCCCACCGGCATCACCGGCGGGCGGCCTCCCTCGCAACGCCCGGCCGGACCGGCCGCCGCACCGCCGAACACCACCGCACCCGCGGGGACCTCCGCCCTCCCCGCCGGGGACAGCGATCGACTGCCCGTCGTGCTCCTGCACGGCTTCATCGACAACCGTTCGGTCTTCGTCCTGCTCCGCCGCTCCCTCGCCCGGCACGGCTGGCGCCATCTGGAGTCGCTCAACTACTCGCCGCTGACCTGCGACATCCGCACGGCGGCCGAACTGCTCGGGCGGCACGTCGAGGAGATCTGCGCCCGCACCGGGCACCATCGGGTCGACATCGTCGGGCACAGCCTCGGCGGCCTGATCGCCCGCTACTTCGTACAGCGGCTGGGCGGTGACCAGCGGGTCCGCACCCTGGTCACCCTCGGCACACCGCACGGGGGCACGGCCGTCGCCCCGCTGGCGAGCGCTCACCCCATCGTGCGCCAGATGCGTGCGGGCTCCGCGCCGATCGAGGAACTGCGCAGGCCCGCGCCCGACTGCCGCACCCGGTTCGTCAGCTTCTGGAGCGAGCTGGACCGGGTGATCGTCCCGGCCGAGTCGGCCTGCATCGACCATCCGGATCTCGATGCGCTGAACGTACGCGTCTGCGGGATCGGCCATCTCGCACTCCCCGTGCACCCGACCGTCGCCGCCGCCGTCCGGCAGGCGCTGGAATCCCACGGCTCGACGATCGGGACCAATGGAACGACGGGGGCCACCGGAACAGCTTCGGTTGCCTGA
- a CDS encoding cobalamin B12-binding domain-containing protein: protein MGVTGPIRVVVAKPGLDGHDRGAKVIARALRDAGMEVIYTGLHQTPEQIVDTAIQEDADAIGLSILSGAHNTLFAKVIELLKEREAEDIKVFGGGIIPEADIAPLKEQGVAEIFTPGATTASIVAWVNANIRHPADA from the coding sequence ATGGGTGTGACCGGTCCGATCCGTGTGGTGGTGGCCAAGCCGGGCCTCGACGGCCATGACCGCGGCGCCAAGGTGATCGCGCGGGCGCTGCGCGATGCCGGTATGGAGGTCATCTACACCGGGCTCCACCAGACGCCCGAGCAGATCGTGGACACCGCGATCCAGGAGGACGCCGACGCGATCGGCCTCTCGATCCTCTCCGGTGCGCACAACACGCTCTTCGCCAAGGTGATCGAGCTGCTGAAGGAGCGCGAGGCGGAGGACATCAAGGTCTTCGGCGGCGGCATCATCCCGGAGGCGGACATCGCTCCGCTGAAGGAGCAGGGCGTCGCGGAGATCTTCACCCCCGGCGCGACGACGGCATCGATCGTCGCCTGGGTCAACGCAAACATCCGCCACCCCGCCGACGCCTGA
- a CDS encoding DUF5691 domain-containing protein, with product MSRTITHAPWDELVTSALLGTDRRPVEGGGGPAGLLDAAALHTVRRRAGLLPAPAAARPEPAPADPRPPLPPAARHRLAQLLADRSAPGGASGRRGTAPDLTELIPQWLATADQQGFRAPAALLPALLDAARSRTDLRPQALAFAGPRGLWLAGLNPEWKFALRGSSGGSPLPDVTEPEAVARLWEEGLFAERVALLGAVRAHDPAEALALLASTWPTERAEDRLMFLDSLRTGLSSVDEAFLERALSDRSRNVRSTAAELLSALPESAFAGRMAARATSCVSPDLTGDEACVAVEAPHECDASMERDGVVAAAPSGRGERSWWLGQLVEASPLATWPVRFGGRTAREIVDLPVADGWAEELHAAWCRAAVRQRDPEWARALLGAPSVPPSNGPGTASLAERSKLLAILPAAERAEWVADFIAAHGLSEAFQLLGVCPTPWADPLGRSVVDALDIARDAGSYPWSFSGVMGLAERCLNPAEADRLEVLTTTPDEPENASPGANGYWSEAFQRLVSTLRLRAAMDRELIRA from the coding sequence ATGTCTCGCACCATCACGCACGCGCCATGGGATGAGCTCGTCACCTCGGCGCTTCTCGGCACCGACCGCCGCCCGGTCGAGGGGGGCGGCGGACCGGCCGGGCTGCTGGACGCGGCGGCGCTGCACACCGTGCGGCGCAGGGCGGGGCTCCTGCCCGCCCCCGCGGCCGCCCGGCCCGAACCGGCGCCCGCCGACCCGCGGCCGCCGCTGCCCCCGGCCGCGCGGCACAGGCTCGCCCAGCTCCTCGCGGACCGGTCGGCACCGGGCGGCGCGAGCGGCCGGCGCGGTACGGCCCCCGATCTCACGGAGCTGATCCCGCAGTGGCTGGCCACCGCCGATCAACAGGGGTTCCGGGCTCCGGCCGCGCTGCTCCCGGCCCTGCTGGACGCGGCCAGGTCCCGTACCGATCTGCGGCCCCAGGCGCTGGCCTTCGCCGGACCGCGCGGGCTGTGGCTGGCCGGGCTGAACCCGGAGTGGAAGTTCGCGCTACGAGGCTCGTCCGGCGGCTCACCGCTGCCCGATGTCACCGAGCCGGAAGCGGTTGCCCGGCTGTGGGAGGAGGGTCTCTTCGCCGAACGGGTCGCCCTGCTCGGGGCCGTACGGGCGCATGATCCGGCCGAAGCGCTCGCGCTGCTCGCCTCCACGTGGCCGACCGAACGCGCCGAGGACCGGCTGATGTTCCTCGACTCGCTGCGCACCGGTCTGTCCTCGGTGGACGAGGCCTTCCTGGAACGGGCCCTCTCCGACCGCAGCCGCAATGTCCGCTCGACGGCCGCCGAACTGCTTTCCGCGCTGCCGGAGTCGGCGTTCGCCGGACGGATGGCGGCCCGCGCGACGTCCTGTGTGAGCCCGGACCTCACGGGCGACGAGGCTTGCGTCGCCGTGGAGGCCCCGCACGAATGCGATGCGTCGATGGAGCGCGACGGTGTGGTGGCGGCGGCGCCGTCCGGGCGGGGCGAACGGTCCTGGTGGCTGGGCCAGTTGGTGGAGGCGAGTCCGCTCGCCACCTGGCCGGTGCGTTTCGGTGGCCGCACCGCGCGGGAGATCGTCGACCTGCCGGTGGCCGACGGTTGGGCCGAGGAACTGCACGCGGCGTGGTGCCGGGCGGCGGTGCGGCAGCGGGATCCCGAGTGGGCCCGCGCGCTGCTCGGCGCTCCCTCCGTCCCCCCGTCGAACGGTCCCGGTACGGCGTCGCTCGCCGAGCGCTCGAAGCTCCTCGCCATACTTCCCGCTGCCGAACGGGCCGAATGGGTGGCCGACTTCATCGCGGCGCACGGCCTGTCGGAAGCCTTCCAGTTGCTCGGGGTCTGCCCGACCCCCTGGGCCGATCCCCTCGGCCGCTCGGTCGTCGACGCCCTGGACATCGCCCGGGACGCGGGCAGCTACCCCTGGAGCTTCAGCGGCGTCATGGGCCTCGCCGAGCGCTGCCTGAACCCGGCCGAGGCGGACCGCCTGGAGGTTCTCACGACCACCCCGGACGAACCGGAGAACGCCTCGCCCGGCGCGAACGGCTACTGGTCGGAGGCCTTCCAACGCCTGGTCTCCACACTGCGACTGCGCGCGGCGATGGACCGGGAGCTGATACGGGCCTGA
- a CDS encoding SWIM zinc finger family protein yields MLLSHGGEPLRTAAPAARWTAEQVLALAPDEASRKAGSRLGSAGPWSGGGCDGSGAVWGLCKGSGSKPYQTVIDTTGPAYKCSCPSRKFPCKHALGLLLVWSAGESALPAGEVPDWAGEWLTGRRERAAEKEEKGGAAAGAPAAGPADPEAARRRAERRAERITGGTRELEQRLTDLLRGGLAAADQSGYGLWEETAARMVDAQAPGLAARVRELGAVPASGPDWPARLLEECALLHMLDSAWLGIDRLPEPLAATVRTRVGLTAPAEGPPVRDHWLVLAQYDTPDGKIVTRRIWLYGRGSGRTALLLSFGAAGRSPGPALPVGVTIDAEITPYRGAGQLRAELGGQFGAPVSAGAPPPGSTAAAAIAAYGHALRDDPWLDAWPVTLREVIPVPSGDGWQLVDAVGDAALPVAPAALSRPGLWKLVALSGGRPVTVFGECGHRGFDPFAAWSTGTDTDGIGGVVMTSGTVPLI; encoded by the coding sequence ATGCTGCTATCTCACGGGGGAGAACCCTTGCGCACCGCCGCCCCGGCGGCGCGCTGGACGGCGGAGCAGGTCCTGGCCCTGGCTCCTGACGAGGCATCACGCAAGGCGGGGAGCAGACTCGGTTCGGCCGGTCCGTGGTCGGGCGGCGGGTGTGACGGTTCGGGTGCGGTGTGGGGGCTGTGCAAGGGCAGCGGGAGCAAGCCGTATCAGACGGTGATCGACACCACCGGCCCTGCGTACAAGTGCAGTTGCCCCAGCCGGAAGTTCCCGTGCAAGCACGCGCTGGGACTGCTGCTGGTCTGGTCGGCCGGCGAATCGGCCCTGCCCGCGGGCGAGGTGCCGGACTGGGCCGGTGAGTGGCTGACGGGCCGTCGCGAGCGCGCGGCGGAGAAGGAGGAGAAAGGCGGGGCGGCGGCGGGCGCCCCGGCCGCGGGCCCGGCCGACCCCGAGGCTGCCCGGCGGCGCGCCGAGCGCCGGGCCGAGCGGATCACCGGCGGCACACGGGAGCTGGAGCAGCGGCTGACGGATCTGCTGCGCGGCGGCCTGGCAGCGGCCGACCAGTCGGGGTACGGGCTGTGGGAGGAGACGGCGGCCCGTATGGTCGACGCCCAGGCACCCGGACTGGCTGCCCGCGTAAGGGAATTGGGGGCTGTCCCGGCGTCCGGGCCGGACTGGCCTGCGCGGCTGCTGGAGGAGTGCGCGCTGCTGCACATGCTGGACAGCGCATGGCTGGGGATCGACCGGCTGCCGGAGCCGCTGGCGGCCACGGTCCGTACGCGAGTGGGACTGACCGCCCCCGCCGAGGGCCCGCCGGTCCGCGACCACTGGCTGGTCCTCGCCCAGTACGACACCCCGGACGGCAAGATCGTCACGCGCCGCATCTGGCTGTACGGAAGGGGCTCGGGCCGCACGGCACTGCTGCTCTCCTTCGGGGCGGCCGGGCGCTCCCCCGGGCCGGCACTGCCGGTGGGCGTCACGATCGACGCCGAGATCACTCCGTACCGGGGGGCCGGGCAGCTTCGCGCGGAGCTGGGCGGACAGTTCGGCGCGCCGGTGTCGGCCGGCGCTCCCCCGCCGGGCTCCACGGCGGCTGCCGCGATCGCCGCGTACGGGCACGCCCTGCGGGACGATCCCTGGCTGGACGCCTGGCCGGTGACGCTGCGCGAGGTCATACCCGTGCCGTCCGGGGACGGCTGGCAGCTGGTCGACGCGGTGGGCGATGCGGCCCTGCCCGTCGCCCCGGCGGCGCTGTCCCGGCCCGGGCTGTGGAAGCTCGTCGCGCTCTCCGGCGGCCGTCCGGTCACGGTCTTCGGCGAATGCGGCCACCGCGGCTTCGACCCGTTCGCGGCCTGGTCCACGGGCACGGACACCGACGGCATCGGCGGCGTCGTCATGACGTCCGGGACCGTGCCGCTTATCTGA
- a CDS encoding ATP-binding protein, protein MTVSETTAAVGAQALRPHAEDAFAHELKALAAADDRPRPARWQLSPWAVATYLLGGTLPDGTVITPKYVGPRRLVEVAVTTLATDRALLLLGVPGTAKTWVSEHLAAAVSGDSTLLVQGTAGTPEEAVRYGWNYAQLLAHGPSRDALVPSPLMRAMSDGMTARIEELTRIPADVQDSLITILSEKTLPVPELGQEVQAVRGFNVIATANDRDRGVNELSSALRRRFNTVVLPLPATPDAEVDIVSRRVDQIGRSLDLPAAPDGMAEIRRVVTVFRELRDGVTADGRTKLKSPSGTLSTAEAISVVTNGLALAAHFGDGVLRPGDVAAGILGAVVRDPAADRVVWQEYLETVVRERDGWKDFYRACREVSA, encoded by the coding sequence ATGACCGTGTCCGAAACCACCGCCGCCGTCGGCGCGCAGGCCCTGCGACCGCATGCCGAGGACGCCTTCGCCCATGAGCTGAAGGCGCTCGCCGCGGCCGACGACCGCCCGCGGCCCGCCCGTTGGCAGCTGTCGCCATGGGCCGTCGCCACCTACCTGCTCGGTGGCACACTGCCGGACGGCACGGTGATCACACCCAAGTACGTGGGCCCGCGCCGCCTCGTCGAAGTCGCCGTGACCACACTCGCCACCGACCGGGCCCTGCTCCTCCTCGGAGTTCCCGGCACCGCCAAGACCTGGGTATCCGAGCATCTCGCGGCCGCCGTCAGTGGCGACTCGACGCTGCTCGTCCAGGGCACGGCGGGCACCCCGGAGGAAGCCGTCCGCTACGGCTGGAATTACGCACAACTGCTCGCGCACGGCCCCAGCCGCGACGCCCTGGTGCCCAGCCCGCTTATGCGCGCCATGTCCGACGGCATGACCGCACGGATCGAGGAGCTCACCCGCATCCCCGCCGATGTGCAGGACTCGCTCATCACGATCCTCTCGGAGAAGACGCTCCCCGTCCCCGAACTGGGCCAGGAGGTCCAGGCGGTCCGCGGATTCAACGTCATCGCCACCGCCAACGACCGCGACCGCGGGGTCAACGAGCTGTCCAGCGCGCTGCGCCGCCGGTTCAACACCGTCGTGCTGCCGCTGCCGGCCACTCCCGACGCGGAGGTCGACATCGTGTCCCGGCGCGTCGATCAGATCGGGCGCTCGCTCGACCTCCCGGCCGCTCCCGACGGCATGGCCGAGATCCGGCGCGTCGTCACGGTCTTCCGCGAACTGCGCGACGGCGTCACCGCCGACGGCCGCACCAAGCTCAAATCCCCCTCGGGGACGCTCTCGACGGCCGAGGCGATCTCCGTCGTCACCAACGGCCTCGCACTGGCCGCGCATTTCGGGGACGGGGTGCTGCGCCCCGGAGATGTGGCGGCGGGCATCCTCGGCGCGGTCGTCCGCGATCCGGCGGCCGACCGGGTGGTCTGGCAGGAGTATCTGGAGACCGTGGTCCGCGAGCGGGACGGGTGGAAGGACTTCTACCGCGCCTGCCGCGAGGTATCCGCATGA
- a CDS encoding DUF5682 family protein: MTGAARPVGPLLLGVRHHGPGSARAVRAALDAARPRAVLIEGPPEGDALLPLAADEQMRPPVALLAHAVDDPGQAAFWPLAAFSPEWVAVRWALAHDVPVRFIDLPAANSLAMTQAAERETGPDGEPSTGTSHAHVPIDPIGVLAGTAGYDDPERWWEDVVEHRTQGGEAVDPRAPFAALAEAMTALREVYGDGGHPRDTVREAHMRIQLRKAVKEFGADVAVVCGAWHVPALGTRTTLAADRALLKGLPKVKAELTWVPWSHRRLARHSGYGAGIDSPGWYGHLFEAANRPIERWMTKVAGLLRDEGRFVSSAHVIEAVRLAGTLAALRGRPLAGLGETTDAIRAVMCEGSDVPLALVQDRLIVGETLGEVPDTAPAVPLQRDLIRQQRTLRLKPEALERELELDLRKDTDAARSRLLHRLRLLAVGWGEPAVGRGSTGTFRESWRLRWEPELYVQVAEAGTWGTTVLAAATARAGFQAASATALAEVTALAEHCLLAELPDALPVVMRALADRAALDADVGHLAEALPALARTLRYGDVRSTDTTALGEVAAGLAERICVGLPPACTGLDADGAAELRRRVDGVHTAIGLLTGAVRPNGDADTGANGLRGRWTAVLHKLAARDTVAGVIRGRAARLLLDEGRLAEDDAARLMGLALSPGTPPADAAAWIEGFVGGAAGGGMLLVHDERLLGLVDAWLTGVPADTFADVLPLLRRTFSAYEAGVRRTLGELVRRGPAAGGPSTFGAGTGSGATAPGFGPVLDGARADAVLPVLRLLLGLDADPDDPDNRAENAEEPLGATG, translated from the coding sequence ATGACCGGGGCCGCGCGTCCCGTCGGACCGCTGCTGCTGGGTGTGCGGCACCACGGCCCGGGCTCGGCCCGAGCAGTCCGTGCGGCCCTGGACGCCGCCCGCCCACGGGCGGTGCTCATCGAAGGACCTCCGGAGGGTGACGCACTGCTGCCGCTGGCCGCCGACGAGCAGATGCGGCCGCCGGTCGCGCTCCTCGCCCATGCCGTGGACGACCCAGGGCAGGCGGCGTTCTGGCCACTGGCCGCGTTCTCGCCCGAGTGGGTCGCGGTCCGCTGGGCGCTGGCGCACGACGTGCCGGTGCGCTTCATCGACCTGCCCGCCGCGAACTCCCTGGCCATGACGCAGGCAGCGGAACGCGAAACGGGCCCGGACGGGGAGCCGTCCACCGGCACTTCGCACGCACACGTTCCGATCGACCCCATCGGCGTACTGGCCGGGACGGCGGGTTACGACGACCCGGAGCGCTGGTGGGAGGACGTCGTCGAACACCGCACCCAGGGCGGCGAGGCCGTCGACCCACGGGCCCCGTTCGCCGCGCTCGCCGAGGCGATGACGGCCCTGCGCGAGGTGTACGGGGACGGCGGCCATCCCCGTGACACCGTCCGCGAGGCGCATATGCGCATCCAACTGCGAAAGGCGGTGAAGGAATTCGGCGCCGACGTCGCGGTCGTCTGCGGTGCCTGGCATGTGCCCGCGCTCGGCACGCGAACCACACTCGCCGCCGACCGGGCCCTGCTCAAGGGGCTGCCCAAGGTCAAGGCCGAGCTGACCTGGGTGCCCTGGTCGCACCGCCGGCTCGCCCGGCACAGCGGATACGGGGCGGGCATCGACTCGCCCGGCTGGTACGGACACCTCTTCGAGGCGGCCAACCGCCCGATCGAGCGGTGGATGACCAAGGTCGCCGGACTCCTGCGTGACGAGGGCCGGTTCGTCTCGTCCGCCCATGTCATCGAGGCCGTCCGGCTCGCCGGGACCCTCGCCGCCCTGCGTGGCCGCCCGCTCGCCGGGCTGGGCGAGACGACCGACGCGATTCGGGCCGTGATGTGCGAAGGCTCCGACGTGCCGCTCGCGCTCGTACAGGACCGGCTGATCGTCGGAGAGACACTCGGCGAAGTACCGGACACCGCCCCCGCCGTGCCCCTGCAGCGCGACCTCATTCGGCAGCAGCGCACGCTCCGGCTCAAACCGGAGGCGCTGGAGCGGGAGTTGGAGCTCGACCTGCGCAAGGACACCGACGCGGCCCGCAGCCGCCTGCTGCACCGGCTCCGGCTCCTCGCAGTCGGCTGGGGCGAACCGGCCGTCGGCCGGGGGAGCACCGGCACCTTCCGGGAGAGCTGGCGGCTGCGCTGGGAACCCGAGCTGTACGTACAGGTCGCGGAGGCCGGGACCTGGGGTACCACCGTGCTTGCCGCGGCGACCGCCAGGGCCGGGTTCCAGGCGGCTTCGGCGACCGCACTAGCCGAGGTCACCGCGCTTGCCGAGCACTGCCTCCTCGCCGAACTGCCCGACGCGCTGCCCGTGGTGATGCGCGCCCTCGCCGACCGTGCCGCACTCGACGCCGACGTCGGCCATCTCGCCGAAGCCCTGCCCGCCCTGGCCCGCACCCTGCGCTACGGAGATGTGCGGTCCACGGACACCACCGCCCTCGGCGAGGTCGCCGCCGGACTCGCCGAGCGGATCTGCGTCGGACTGCCACCCGCCTGCACCGGGCTCGACGCCGACGGCGCCGCCGAACTGCGCCGCCGGGTGGACGGGGTCCACACCGCGATCGGGCTGCTCACCGGAGCCGTTCGGCCGAATGGGGACGCGGACACGGGTGCTAACGGGCTGCGCGGGCGCTGGACCGCCGTACTGCACAAGCTCGCCGCCCGGGACACGGTCGCGGGTGTCATCCGGGGCCGAGCCGCCCGCCTGCTGCTCGACGAAGGACGGCTCGCGGAGGACGACGCGGCACGCCTGATGGGCCTGGCCCTCTCGCCCGGCACACCGCCGGCCGACGCCGCGGCCTGGATCGAGGGATTCGTCGGCGGTGCCGCCGGGGGCGGCATGCTCCTCGTCCACGACGAGCGGCTGCTCGGCCTGGTCGACGCCTGGCTCACCGGGGTTCCCGCCGACACCTTCGCCGATGTGCTGCCCCTGCTGCGCCGAACCTTCTCGGCGTACGAAGCGGGCGTACGGCGCACACTCGGCGAACTCGTGCGGCGCGGTCCGGCCGCCGGGGGACCGTCAACTTTCGGCGCCGGGACCGGTTCCGGCGCCACGGCACCCGGCTTCGGACCAGTACTCGACGGGGCACGGGCCGACGCGGTGCTGCCGGTGCTGCGCCTCCTGCTCGGGCTCGACGCCGACCCGGACGATCCGGACAACAGAGCCGAGAACGCCGAGGAACCGCTGGGGGCAACGGGATGA
- a CDS encoding VWA domain-containing protein: protein MTTNMAGTTPANDERLRRWRLVLGGDSAESTGCTLTGRDAAMDGALNALYGGGGKPGGRGGSNRSAGLGASAPSVARWLGDIRTYFPSSVVQVMQRDAIDRLGLSALLLEPEMLEAVEADVHLVGTLLSLNKAMPETTKETARTVVRKVVDDLEKRLATRTRATLTGALDRSARINRPRHHDIDWNRTIRANLKNYLPEYGTVVPERLIGYGRAAQSVKKDVILCIDQSGSMAASVVYASVFSAVLASMRTLQTRLVVFDTAVVDLTDQLDDPVDVLFGTQLGGGTDINRALAYCQSKITRPADTVVVLISDLYEGGIRDEMLKRVAAMKASGVQFVTLLALSDEGAPAYDRDHAAALGALGAPAFACTPDLFPEVMAAAIEKRPLPIPDKETHQ, encoded by the coding sequence ATGACGACGAACATGGCCGGGACCACACCGGCGAACGACGAGCGGCTGCGCCGGTGGCGGCTGGTCCTGGGCGGGGACAGCGCCGAGAGCACCGGCTGCACCCTCACCGGACGCGACGCGGCGATGGACGGCGCGCTGAACGCGCTGTACGGCGGAGGGGGGAAGCCCGGGGGCCGGGGCGGGAGCAACCGCTCGGCCGGGCTCGGGGCCTCCGCCCCCTCCGTGGCCCGCTGGCTCGGCGACATCCGCACGTACTTCCCCAGCTCCGTCGTCCAGGTCATGCAGCGCGACGCGATCGACCGGCTCGGCCTCTCCGCGCTGCTCCTGGAGCCGGAGATGCTGGAGGCGGTCGAGGCGGACGTCCATCTCGTCGGCACACTCCTCTCGCTCAACAAGGCCATGCCCGAGACGACGAAGGAGACCGCAAGAACCGTCGTGCGCAAGGTCGTCGACGACCTGGAGAAGCGGCTGGCGACCCGCACCCGGGCCACACTCACCGGCGCACTCGACCGCTCGGCCAGGATCAACAGGCCCCGCCACCACGACATCGACTGGAACCGCACCATCCGGGCCAACCTCAAGAACTACCTCCCCGAGTACGGCACCGTCGTCCCCGAGCGGCTCATCGGCTATGGACGGGCCGCGCAGTCCGTCAAGAAGGACGTCATCCTCTGCATCGACCAGTCGGGGTCGATGGCTGCCTCCGTCGTCTACGCCTCCGTGTTCAGCGCGGTGCTCGCCTCCATGCGCACCCTGCAGACCAGGCTCGTCGTCTTCGACACGGCCGTGGTCGACCTCACCGACCAGCTCGACGACCCCGTCGACGTACTCTTCGGCACCCAGCTCGGCGGCGGCACCGACATCAACCGGGCGCTCGCGTACTGCCAGTCGAAGATCACCCGCCCCGCCGACACCGTCGTCGTCCTCATCAGCGACCTCTACGAGGGCGGCATACGCGACGAGATGCTGAAGCGGGTAGCAGCGATGAAGGCCTCCGGTGTGCAGTTCGTGACGCTGCTCGCGCTGTCCGACGAGGGCGCGCCCGCCTACGACCGCGACCACGCGGCGGCCCTCGGAGCCCTGGGCGCACCAGCGTTCGCATGCACCCCGGACCTCTTCCCGGAGGTGATGGCAGCGGCGATCGAGAAGAGGCCGCTTCCCATACCGGACAAGGAGACCCATCAGTAA